The Desulfofundulus salinus genome includes the window CCGGTTGATCCTGGACGTCCGCACCGTTTTACCTGGAGAAGAGGAGATTCTGGTTCAAGCCATCACAGCAGCACTTCAACCCGGGGAGGAGGTCGAAAGGTGACCCATTTGATCATCGGGACCGCCGGCCATGTGGATCACGGTAAAACCATGCTGGTAAAGGCCCTTACCGGAGTGGATACGGATCGGTTAAAGGAAGAGAAGGAACGGGGTATCTCCATTGAACTGGGCTTTGCTTCCTTAACCTTACCCAGCGGCCGGCAGGCCGGCATTGTAGATGTCCCAGGCCATGAGCGTTTTATCAAAAACATGCTGGCCGGTGTAGGCGGTATTGACCTGGTGCTCCTGGTTATTGCCGCCGATGAAGGAATCATGCCCCAAACAAAAGAGCATATGGATATCATCCAACTCCTGCAAATAGCACGGGGAGTAGTGGTGCTGAGCAAAGTGGACCTGGTGGACCGGGAATGGCTGGACCTGGTGCGGGAAGAGGTGGTTGAGTTCCTCAAGGGTACCATCCTCGAAGGTGCACCGGTGGTGGAGGTTTCCAGTGTTACCGGCCAGGGGCTGGACGAGCTTTTACGCACCATTGATCTGGTAGCGCAGGAGGTCAAGGAAAAACCGGCTACCGGTTACGTACGCCTCCCTGTTGACCGGGTTTTTTCGATCACCGGTTTTGGCACCGTAGCCACCGGTACTCTGTGGAGCGGCATACTGCGCACCGGGGACGCGCTGGAAATCATGCCCCGCAAAATAGCCGCCCGTGTACGCACGCTGCAGGTGCACGGACGGAAGGTGGAAGAAGCCCGGGCCGGACAGCGGGTAGCGGTAAACCTGACCGGAGTTGAAGTCGAGGAGGTGCCCCGGGGCAGTGTCCTGGCCACTCCCGGCAGCCTTACCCCCTCCTACCGCCTGGATGCTCGCTTTGTGCTTCTGGGAACGGCCAGGCCCTTGAAAAACAGGAGCCGGGTGCGCCTGCACCTGGGAACGGCCGAAATTATGTGCCGGGTAATCCTCCTGGACCGGGATGAACTGACTCCGCATGAGACGGCCCTGGCCCAGCTGGAGCTGGAGGAACCCGCGGTGGCCGTGCGGGGGGACCGGTTTGTCGTCCGTTCCTATTCCCCGGTACGCACCATTGGTGGCGGTAAGATCATTGACCCTGTAGCGCCTAAACACCGGCGACTGCGCCGGGAAGTAATCGAAAGCCTCTTAACCCGGGAAAAGGGTACACCTGAAGAACTCCTGCTTCAGCAACTCAATAGCCACCGGACTATCCTCACGGCAGAAGAACTGGTTAGGGCCAGCGGACTGGATGAGAACACGGTAAAGGATACCCTGCACTCCCTGGTGGAAAAAAAGCAGGTTCGCTCCATACCTTTAGAAAACCAGGTTTATTATCTTCTTCAGG containing:
- the selB gene encoding selenocysteine-specific translation elongation factor, with the translated sequence MTHLIIGTAGHVDHGKTMLVKALTGVDTDRLKEEKERGISIELGFASLTLPSGRQAGIVDVPGHERFIKNMLAGVGGIDLVLLVIAADEGIMPQTKEHMDIIQLLQIARGVVVLSKVDLVDREWLDLVREEVVEFLKGTILEGAPVVEVSSVTGQGLDELLRTIDLVAQEVKEKPATGYVRLPVDRVFSITGFGTVATGTLWSGILRTGDALEIMPRKIAARVRTLQVHGRKVEEARAGQRVAVNLTGVEVEEVPRGSVLATPGSLTPSYRLDARFVLLGTARPLKNRSRVRLHLGTAEIMCRVILLDRDELTPHETALAQLELEEPAVAVRGDRFVVRSYSPVRTIGGGKIIDPVAPKHRRLRREVIESLLTREKGTPEELLLQQLNSHRTILTAEELVRASGLDENTVKDTLHSLVEKKQVRSIPLENQVYYLLQEVYLQWAENMRLMLQEYHRDFPLREGFPKEEMRSRLFAGLNSKQFQSLLQVMEEDGLVKLYAQEVALTEFTPKPNPKQEQQIQQLLEIYREGNCQPPAWGEATRRVGLESHTAQEILQYLLKKCMLVRVADDLYFHPACVDRARQALVDYLREKGEITVGETRDLLQTSRKYALPLLEYFDREKTTRRVEDKRVLTRAEKQKNRS